Proteins encoded together in one Schumannella luteola window:
- a CDS encoding DHA2 family efflux MFS transporter permease subunit, which produces MTDNAIRDPQTGGFDAAGGEPELDDATRRRNRTALVLLLAATFTVFLNETTMSVAIPTIIDDLDITAAAGQWLTTAFALTLAVVIPVTGWLLQRLSTRQVFIAALVLFSAGTLIAATAPVFGVLLVGRVVQASGTALMMPLMMTTMLTIVPMSQRGRIMGRVSIVMSVAPAVGPAISGVLLEAFHHQWRGLFWVMLPIALVMLVIGVLRVPNVSELKRIPLDVLSVILSAIGFAGFVYGLSSLGEAAESGTMVPPWVPLVVGLVFLALFALRQFALQRRDAAFLDLRAFNARPFTLAVIMLAIGMLALFGMVILLPIYLQNALDLPTTTIGLMLLPGPLLSGLLGPLVGRLYDRVGPLPLVVPGSIVLSISFWLFAFGLGVATPIWVVVLANVLLGLGLAFLFTPLFSSGLGSLPPHLYSHGSALVSTLQQVAGAAGTAIFVALLSIGMAAAGETDVTVASPEQIVAGVHQAFIVGAFITLALIAVSFFVRKPAVQPGMEGMPAPH; this is translated from the coding sequence GTGACCGACAACGCCATCCGCGATCCCCAGACCGGCGGTTTCGACGCCGCCGGGGGCGAGCCGGAACTCGACGACGCCACGCGCCGGCGCAACCGCACCGCCCTCGTGCTGCTGCTCGCCGCGACCTTCACCGTCTTCCTCAACGAGACCACGATGAGCGTCGCGATCCCGACGATCATCGACGACCTCGACATCACCGCGGCCGCAGGCCAGTGGCTCACGACGGCCTTCGCGCTCACGCTCGCAGTCGTCATCCCCGTGACCGGGTGGCTGCTGCAGCGCCTCTCGACCCGTCAGGTGTTCATCGCGGCGCTCGTGCTGTTCTCGGCCGGCACCCTGATCGCCGCGACGGCGCCCGTGTTCGGCGTGCTGCTCGTCGGCCGCGTCGTGCAGGCGAGCGGCACCGCCCTGATGATGCCGCTCATGATGACGACGATGCTGACGATCGTGCCGATGAGCCAGCGCGGCCGCATCATGGGCCGCGTCTCGATCGTCATGTCGGTCGCGCCCGCCGTCGGGCCTGCCATCTCGGGGGTGCTGCTCGAGGCGTTCCACCACCAGTGGCGCGGGCTGTTCTGGGTCATGCTGCCGATCGCGCTGGTCATGCTCGTGATCGGCGTGCTGCGCGTGCCGAACGTGTCCGAGCTGAAGCGGATCCCGCTCGACGTGCTCTCGGTGATCCTGTCGGCGATCGGCTTCGCCGGCTTCGTCTACGGCCTCTCGAGCCTCGGCGAGGCCGCGGAGTCGGGCACCATGGTGCCGCCGTGGGTGCCGCTCGTCGTCGGACTCGTCTTCCTCGCGCTGTTCGCGCTGCGCCAGTTCGCCCTGCAGCGTCGCGACGCGGCGTTCCTCGACCTGCGCGCCTTCAACGCCCGTCCCTTCACCCTGGCGGTGATCATGCTGGCGATCGGCATGCTGGCCCTGTTCGGCATGGTGATCCTGCTGCCGATCTACCTGCAGAACGCGCTCGACCTGCCGACCACCACGATCGGCCTGATGCTGCTGCCCGGGCCGCTGCTCTCGGGACTGCTCGGGCCTCTGGTCGGACGCCTCTACGACCGCGTCGGACCGCTGCCGCTGGTCGTGCCCGGCTCCATCGTGCTGAGCATCTCGTTCTGGCTCTTCGCCTTCGGCCTCGGCGTCGCGACGCCGATCTGGGTCGTCGTGCTCGCCAACGTGCTGCTGGGCCTGGGCCTCGCGTTCCTGTTCACCCCGCTGTTCTCGAGCGGACTCGGGTCGCTGCCGCCCCACCTCTACTCGCACGGCTCCGCGCTCGTCTCGACGCTGCAGCAGGTCGCCGGCGCCGCCGGCACCGCGATCTTCGTCGCGCTGCTGTCGATCGGCATGGCCGCCGCGGGGGAGACGGACGTGACGGTCGCCTCGCCCGAGCAGATCGTGGCGGGCGTGCACCAGGCGTTCATCGTCGGCGCGTTCATCACGCTGGCGCTCATCGCGGTGTCGTTCTTCGTGCGCAAGCCGGCCGTGCAGCCGGGCATGGAGGGCATGCCCGCCCCGCACTGA
- a CDS encoding 3-hydroxyacyl-CoA dehydrogenase NAD-binding domain-containing protein — MTDVNTASADLSRFDKLAALDPDEVVTHSYVRDITLPSGKVLALLTLDNGRDHTRPSTLGPATLLELSRTLDELRDRAAAGEIHGVAVTGKPFILAAGADLSKVGEIPDRETGLLMAQLGHLALGKLSTLGVPSFTFINGLALGGGVEIGLNSDYRTIDSSVPALALPEVFLGIIPGWGGAWLLPNLIGIENALEVIISNPLKNNRMLKAQQAFDLGMADAIFGPANFLEESLRFADGVITGKTVVKRKNAPGKLERAVKWDVAIGIAEKTLASRIGRVPKSPYKALELLKAAKNTDKATGFAAEDEALADLISGDQFRASIYAFNLVQKRAKKPAGAPDPKIAKKIGKIGVLGAGLMASQFALLFVRRLQVPVVITDLDQARVDKGVEYIHSEIDTLLGKGRIDSDEANRLKALVTGTVDKADFADCDWVIEAVFEELGVKQSVFAEVEQYIADDAILATNTSSLSVEQIGAKLKHPERLVGFHFFNPVAVMPLIEVVKTPATTDEALSTAMVTAKGLRKNAVITTDTPGFVVNRVLAKVLGEAMHAVEQGTSFETVVEAQRPFGLPMDPFVLLELVGLKVGAHVLDTHHAAFPERFFESAALHELAELGHIYEKDSKGKVKGVDKAAQKIVDKHRAKEATPYTAEQLRQRFEDGLADEIHRMLEADVVAAAEDIDLCLILGAGYPFQMGGVTPYLDRVGASERAFGDTFHHPKIVGVA; from the coding sequence GTGACCGACGTGAACACCGCATCCGCCGACCTCAGCCGCTTCGACAAGCTGGCGGCGCTCGACCCCGACGAGGTCGTCACGCACTCCTACGTGCGCGACATCACCCTGCCGAGCGGCAAGGTGCTCGCCCTGCTCACGCTCGACAACGGGCGCGACCACACCCGACCGTCGACGCTCGGCCCGGCGACCCTGCTCGAGCTGTCCCGCACGCTCGACGAGCTGCGTGACCGCGCCGCCGCCGGCGAGATCCACGGCGTCGCGGTGACCGGCAAGCCGTTCATCCTCGCCGCCGGCGCCGATCTGTCGAAGGTCGGCGAGATCCCCGACCGCGAGACCGGACTGCTGATGGCGCAGCTCGGGCACCTCGCCCTCGGCAAGCTGTCGACGCTGGGCGTGCCGTCGTTCACCTTCATCAACGGCCTCGCCCTCGGCGGCGGCGTGGAGATCGGCCTCAACTCCGACTACCGCACGATCGACAGCTCGGTTCCGGCGCTCGCGCTGCCCGAGGTCTTCCTCGGCATCATCCCCGGCTGGGGCGGCGCCTGGCTGCTGCCGAACCTGATCGGCATCGAGAACGCGCTCGAGGTGATCATCTCGAACCCGCTCAAGAACAACCGGATGCTCAAGGCTCAGCAGGCCTTCGACCTTGGCATGGCGGATGCGATCTTCGGCCCCGCGAACTTCCTCGAGGAGTCGCTGCGCTTCGCCGACGGCGTCATCACCGGGAAGACCGTGGTCAAGCGCAAGAACGCGCCCGGCAAGCTCGAGCGCGCGGTCAAGTGGGATGTCGCGATCGGCATCGCCGAGAAGACCCTCGCCTCGCGCATCGGCCGCGTGCCGAAGAGCCCCTACAAGGCGCTGGAGCTGCTCAAGGCGGCGAAGAACACCGACAAGGCCACCGGATTCGCGGCCGAAGACGAGGCGCTCGCCGACCTCATCTCGGGCGACCAGTTCCGCGCCTCGATCTACGCCTTCAACCTCGTGCAGAAGCGCGCCAAGAAGCCGGCCGGCGCCCCCGACCCGAAGATCGCGAAGAAGATCGGCAAGATCGGCGTGCTCGGCGCCGGGCTCATGGCCTCGCAGTTCGCGCTGCTGTTCGTGCGCCGCCTGCAGGTTCCGGTCGTCATCACCGATCTCGACCAGGCGCGCGTCGACAAAGGCGTGGAGTACATCCACTCGGAGATCGACACGCTGCTCGGCAAGGGCCGCATCGACTCCGACGAGGCGAACCGCCTCAAGGCGCTGGTGACCGGCACGGTCGACAAGGCCGACTTCGCCGACTGCGACTGGGTCATCGAGGCCGTCTTCGAAGAGCTCGGCGTGAAGCAGTCGGTCTTCGCCGAGGTCGAGCAGTACATCGCCGATGACGCGATCCTGGCGACGAACACCTCTTCGCTCTCGGTCGAGCAGATCGGGGCGAAGCTCAAGCACCCGGAGCGCCTCGTCGGCTTCCACTTCTTCAACCCGGTCGCGGTCATGCCGCTGATCGAGGTCGTGAAGACGCCGGCGACGACCGACGAGGCGCTGAGCACCGCGATGGTCACGGCCAAGGGGCTGCGCAAGAACGCGGTCATCACCACCGACACCCCCGGCTTCGTGGTCAACCGCGTGCTGGCGAAGGTGCTCGGCGAGGCGATGCACGCGGTCGAGCAGGGCACCTCCTTCGAGACCGTCGTCGAGGCGCAGCGTCCCTTCGGCCTCCCGATGGACCCCTTCGTGCTGCTCGAGCTCGTCGGGCTCAAGGTCGGCGCGCACGTGCTCGACACGCACCACGCGGCCTTCCCGGAGCGCTTCTTCGAGAGCGCGGCGCTGCACGAACTCGCCGAGCTCGGGCACATCTACGAGAAGGACTCCAAGGGCAAGGTCAAGGGCGTCGACAAGGCAGCCCAGAAGATCGTCGACAAGCATCGGGCGAAGGAGGCGACGCCGTACACGGCCGAGCAGCTGCGTCAGCGCTTCGAAGACGGGCTGGCCGACGAGATCCACCGCATGCTCGAGGCGGATGTCGTCGCGGCGGCGGAGGACATCGACCTCTGCCTGATCCTCGGCGCCGGCTACCCCTTCCAGATGGGCGGCGTCACGCCGTACCTCGACCGGGTCGGAGCCTCGGAGCGCGCCTTCGGCGACACCTTCCACCACCCGAAGATCGTCGGGGTGGCGTGA
- a CDS encoding thiolase family protein yields the protein MAERTDVVFVDGVRTPFGRAGEKGQYWGTRADDLIVKAMIGLLERNPQLPKDRVDDVAIAATTQTGDQGLTLGRTAAILAGLPLSVPGYAIDRMCAGAMTAATAVAGGIAFGAYDVAIAGGVEHMGRHPMGFDADPNPRFLAEKLVSPDALNMGNTAERLHDRFPALTKERADRYGMRSQQKVAAAYEAGKIQPDLVPVAIRSAEGWGLATRDEGMRPETTMEGLAGLKTPFRPHGRVTAGNSSPLTDGATVSLLASADAAKELGLSSKMRMVSFGFAGVAPEVMGIGPIPSTEKALKKAGLTIDDIGLFELNEAFSVQVLSLLDHFGIDDEDPRVNQWGGAIAIGHPLASSGVRLMIQLAAQFAERPDVRYGLTAMCVGLGQGGSVIWENPHFDGKKKK from the coding sequence GTGGCCGAGAGAACTGACGTCGTGTTTGTGGATGGGGTTCGCACCCCGTTCGGACGCGCAGGAGAGAAGGGGCAGTACTGGGGCACCCGGGCTGACGACCTCATCGTGAAGGCGATGATCGGTCTGCTCGAGCGCAACCCGCAGCTGCCGAAGGACCGCGTGGATGACGTGGCGATCGCCGCGACCACCCAGACCGGCGACCAGGGCCTCACCCTCGGCCGCACCGCCGCGATCCTCGCCGGACTCCCCCTGTCGGTGCCCGGCTACGCGATCGACCGGATGTGCGCCGGCGCCATGACCGCCGCCACCGCCGTCGCGGGCGGCATCGCCTTCGGCGCCTACGACGTCGCCATCGCGGGCGGCGTCGAGCACATGGGCCGCCACCCGATGGGCTTCGATGCCGACCCGAACCCGCGCTTCCTCGCCGAGAAGCTGGTCAGTCCCGACGCGCTCAACATGGGCAACACCGCCGAGCGCCTGCACGACCGCTTCCCCGCGCTGACCAAGGAGCGCGCCGACCGCTACGGCATGCGCAGCCAGCAGAAGGTCGCCGCCGCCTACGAGGCCGGCAAGATCCAGCCGGACCTGGTGCCGGTCGCCATCCGCAGCGCCGAGGGCTGGGGCCTCGCGACCCGCGACGAGGGCATGCGCCCCGAGACCACGATGGAGGGCCTCGCGGGTCTCAAGACCCCGTTCCGCCCGCACGGTCGTGTGACGGCCGGCAACTCCTCGCCGCTCACCGACGGCGCCACCGTGTCGCTGCTCGCGAGCGCCGACGCCGCGAAGGAGCTCGGCCTGTCGAGCAAGATGCGCATGGTCAGCTTCGGCTTCGCCGGCGTCGCCCCCGAGGTGATGGGCATCGGCCCGATCCCGTCGACCGAGAAGGCGCTGAAGAAGGCCGGCCTGACGATCGACGACATCGGGCTCTTCGAGCTCAACGAGGCGTTCAGCGTGCAGGTGCTGTCGCTGCTCGACCACTTCGGCATCGACGACGAGGACCCGCGCGTCAACCAGTGGGGCGGCGCGATCGCCATCGGCCACCCGCTCGCCTCCTCGGGGGTGCGTCTCATGATCCAGCTCGCGGCGCAGTTCGCCGAGCGTCCCGACGTGCGCTACGGCCTGACCGCGATGTGCGTCGGGCTCGGCCAGGGCGGCTCGGTCATCTGGGAGAACCCGCACTTCGACGGAAAGAAGAAGAAGTGA
- a CDS encoding HRDC domain-containing protein yields MTDTAAPGARPEDHAPLIVIDTVEGYRAAVAEIAAGEGPIAIDAERASGFRYSQRAYLIQVFRRGAGVYLFDPPAIGDFSELQAAIGEEEWVLHAASQDLACLREVGLDPVRIFDTELGARLAGLPRVGLGTVVEQLLGIHLAKEHSAADWSTRPLPQSWLVYAALDVELLPDLRDAVADLLEAGGKLDYAEQEFQATLAKEAPVRTDPWRRLSGIHSIRSPRSLAVAKALWEARDAYAQEVDTAPGRLVPDGSLVAAAKALPPTKRDLAGIKEFVGRASRSQLDRWFAAIETGLAATETPSLRAPGDAGPPPPRIWSDRDPEADRRLKKARAGITVISEHVSIPVENLLTPELLRRLAWTPPENADRDAIAAALAGLGARAWQIDATAQVIADAFVEARQVDAESPDAAS; encoded by the coding sequence GTGACTGACACCGCCGCACCGGGCGCCCGCCCCGAAGACCACGCGCCGCTGATCGTCATCGACACGGTCGAGGGCTACCGCGCCGCCGTCGCCGAGATCGCCGCCGGCGAGGGGCCGATCGCGATCGACGCCGAACGCGCCTCCGGCTTCCGCTACTCGCAGCGGGCCTACCTCATCCAGGTCTTCCGCCGCGGCGCCGGCGTCTACCTCTTCGACCCGCCCGCGATCGGCGACTTCTCCGAGCTGCAGGCCGCGATCGGCGAGGAGGAGTGGGTGCTCCACGCCGCCAGCCAGGACCTCGCCTGCCTGCGCGAGGTCGGCCTCGACCCGGTGCGCATCTTCGATACCGAACTCGGTGCGCGACTCGCCGGGCTCCCCCGCGTCGGACTCGGAACGGTCGTCGAGCAGCTGCTCGGCATCCACCTCGCCAAGGAGCACTCGGCCGCCGACTGGTCGACCCGGCCGCTGCCGCAGAGCTGGCTCGTCTACGCCGCACTCGACGTCGAGCTGCTGCCCGACCTGCGCGACGCCGTCGCCGACCTTCTCGAAGCTGGGGGAAAGCTCGACTACGCCGAGCAGGAGTTCCAGGCGACGCTCGCCAAGGAGGCCCCCGTGCGCACGGATCCGTGGCGCCGGCTCTCGGGCATCCACTCGATCCGCTCGCCGCGCTCGCTCGCCGTCGCGAAGGCGCTGTGGGAGGCCCGTGACGCCTACGCGCAGGAGGTCGACACCGCACCCGGTCGGCTCGTGCCCGACGGCTCGCTCGTCGCCGCCGCAAAGGCGCTGCCGCCGACCAAGCGCGACCTCGCCGGCATCAAGGAGTTCGTCGGCCGCGCCAGCCGCAGCCAGCTCGACCGCTGGTTCGCCGCGATCGAGACCGGCCTCGCCGCCACCGAGACGCCATCGCTGCGCGCCCCCGGGGATGCCGGACCTCCTCCGCCGCGCATCTGGTCGGATCGCGACCCGGAGGCCGATCGCCGCCTGAAGAAGGCGCGCGCCGGCATCACCGTGATCTCGGAGCACGTCAGCATCCCTGTCGAGAACCTGCTCACGCCCGAGCTGTTGCGCCGGCTCGCCTGGACTCCGCCCGAGAACGCCGACCGCGACGCGATCGCGGCGGCCCTCGCGGGGCTCGGGGCGCGCGCCTGGCAGATTGACGCAACCGCACAGGTGATCGCGGATGCCTTTGTGGAGGCTCGACAGGTCGACGCCGAGAGCCCCGACGCCGCTTCGTAG
- a CDS encoding DUF3000 domain-containing protein has product MTDTSTPPGSPTDAPAEFEAAVAAIRAAAPREEVVIAEIPAPKGLAPSAFALAADVRPTQHGIDSILGTGRFVLLHDPEEPEAWGGPFRVICYAQAPLETDIGLDPFVADVAWAWLTDALAARGANYAAASGTASKTLSTGYGELADQGDGAELELRASWSPLDDRVGAQVEAWAELLCMLAGLPPTLEGVTMLRTTRAARD; this is encoded by the coding sequence GTGACCGATACCTCGACGCCGCCCGGGAGCCCCACGGACGCCCCCGCCGAGTTCGAGGCCGCGGTCGCCGCGATCCGCGCCGCCGCGCCCCGCGAGGAGGTCGTGATCGCCGAGATCCCGGCGCCGAAGGGGCTCGCGCCCAGCGCCTTCGCCCTGGCGGCGGATGTGCGTCCCACCCAGCACGGCATCGACTCCATCCTCGGCACCGGCCGCTTCGTGCTGCTGCACGACCCCGAGGAGCCCGAGGCCTGGGGCGGTCCGTTCCGCGTCATCTGCTATGCGCAGGCCCCGCTCGAGACCGACATCGGACTCGACCCCTTCGTCGCCGACGTCGCCTGGGCCTGGCTCACGGATGCGCTCGCGGCCCGCGGCGCGAACTACGCCGCCGCCTCCGGAACCGCCAGCAAGACCCTCTCCACGGGCTACGGCGAGCTCGCCGATCAGGGCGACGGAGCCGAGCTCGAGCTGCGCGCCTCCTGGTCGCCGCTCGACGACCGCGTGGGCGCCCAGGTCGAGGCCTGGGCCGAGCTGCTGTGCATGCTGGCCGGGCTTCCCCCTACTCTCGAAGGCGTGACCATGCTGAGAACGACCCGGGCGGCACGTGACTGA
- a CDS encoding alpha/beta hydrolase family protein — translation MASGQQRRAGSRARRGLAVGGAVAVGVVAGAALLGAGVAGLGALVARTVVTPPKKKPDDVRIIGVDEDSGEIALSRDHETEVDGRYGLWFSGDTGYVRLGDVVSLGDDQVIRRIERVVFGDLAAATAGRWSGWYYLTPRDLGHDYRDVAIDTELGPAPAWLIPADGDDARGGRWAVLVHGRAVKRAETLRAVDTFHDAGYTVLAISYRNDGDAPASVDGRYALGDREWADVDAALGYAVASGARDVVLMGWSMGGATVLQTITRSPRADVVRGVVLESPVVDWTDTIDHQVVTVRGMPGAFSRLVERILGSRGSRQLTGLEQPVDLARLNFVDRAAELRLPMLVLHSDDDQFVPSRASRALAVARPDIVRYEPFDTAQHTRLWNYAPVRWTSALREFLSSLG, via the coding sequence ATGGCATCCGGTCAGCAGCGTCGTGCGGGATCCCGCGCCCGTCGCGGTCTCGCGGTCGGGGGCGCCGTCGCGGTCGGCGTCGTCGCCGGAGCCGCGCTGCTCGGCGCCGGAGTGGCCGGTCTCGGCGCGCTCGTCGCGCGCACCGTCGTGACGCCGCCGAAGAAGAAGCCCGACGACGTGCGCATCATCGGCGTCGACGAGGACTCCGGTGAGATCGCGCTCTCCCGCGATCACGAGACCGAGGTCGATGGCCGCTATGGACTCTGGTTCTCGGGCGACACCGGATACGTGCGCCTCGGTGACGTGGTGTCGCTCGGCGACGACCAGGTCATCCGCCGCATCGAGCGCGTCGTCTTCGGCGACCTGGCCGCGGCGACGGCCGGCCGGTGGAGCGGCTGGTACTACCTGACGCCGCGCGACCTCGGCCACGACTACCGCGACGTGGCGATCGACACCGAGCTCGGGCCGGCGCCGGCGTGGCTGATTCCCGCAGACGGCGATGACGCCCGGGGCGGCCGCTGGGCGGTGCTCGTGCACGGCCGCGCCGTCAAGCGCGCGGAGACGCTGCGCGCCGTCGACACCTTCCACGACGCCGGCTACACGGTGCTGGCGATCTCGTACCGCAACGACGGCGACGCCCCGGCGAGCGTCGACGGCCGCTACGCGCTCGGCGACCGGGAATGGGCCGACGTCGATGCGGCTCTCGGCTACGCGGTCGCGAGCGGCGCCCGCGATGTCGTGCTCATGGGCTGGTCGATGGGCGGCGCGACCGTGCTGCAGACCATCACCCGCTCGCCGCGTGCGGATGTGGTGCGCGGCGTCGTGCTCGAGTCCCCGGTGGTCGACTGGACCGACACGATCGACCACCAGGTGGTGACGGTGCGCGGCATGCCGGGCGCCTTCAGCCGACTGGTCGAGCGCATCCTCGGCTCCCGCGGCTCGCGGCAGCTGACCGGACTCGAGCAGCCCGTCGACCTGGCCCGGCTCAACTTCGTCGACCGCGCGGCCGAGCTGCGACTGCCGATGCTCGTGCTGCACAGCGACGACGACCAGTTCGTGCCGTCGCGGGCGTCGCGCGCGCTGGCCGTCGCGCGGCCCGACATCGTGCGCTACGAGCCCTTCGACACCGCTCAGCACACGCGCCTGTGGAACTACGCGCCCGTGCGCTGGACGAGCGCGCTGCGCGAGTTCCTCAGCTCGCTCGGGTGA
- a CDS encoding dihydrofolate reductase family protein, whose translation MILRSVHPVVGEPFDHEADDAVDRITALYAPPSATWTRINLIASVDGSATGSDGTSDTLSNPADRRILRVIRSQADAVLIGAQTLRAEGYLLPRRSHLAVATVSGDLSGAHPPREGDATSVLVLGPAEAEERARATMTAAEVVFLPVPVGDEGRPTADALLDALHAHGATSIVCEGGPALAGQVLATGRVDEICLSTSPRIAATGHSVFGSDTGAAQPLELGGLLVDEVGGLYARWLTRAD comes from the coding sequence GTGATCCTCCGCAGCGTCCACCCGGTCGTCGGCGAGCCCTTCGACCACGAGGCGGATGACGCCGTCGACCGCATCACGGCGCTCTACGCGCCGCCGAGTGCGACGTGGACCCGCATCAACCTGATCGCCAGTGTCGACGGCTCGGCGACCGGCTCCGACGGCACCTCCGACACGCTGAGCAACCCGGCCGACCGCCGCATTCTGCGCGTCATCCGATCCCAGGCCGACGCCGTGCTGATCGGAGCGCAGACGCTGCGTGCCGAGGGCTACCTGCTCCCCCGGCGCTCCCACCTGGCGGTCGCGACCGTCAGCGGGGATCTCAGCGGAGCGCATCCGCCGCGCGAGGGCGACGCGACCTCGGTGCTGGTGCTCGGCCCCGCCGAGGCCGAGGAGCGCGCGCGGGCGACGATGACCGCCGCGGAGGTCGTCTTCCTGCCCGTGCCCGTCGGTGACGAGGGACGCCCGACCGCTGACGCCCTCCTGGATGCGCTGCACGCGCACGGCGCGACATCGATCGTCTGCGAGGGCGGCCCGGCGCTGGCCGGTCAGGTGCTCGCGACCGGCCGGGTCGACGAGATCTGCCTCAGCACGAGCCCGCGCATCGCCGCGACCGGGCACTCGGTGTTCGGCTCCGACACGGGCGCCGCGCAGCCGCTCGAGCTCGGCGGGCTGCTCGTCGACGAGGTCGGCGGGCTCTACGCGCGCTGGCTCACGCGCGCGGACTAG
- a CDS encoding SufE family protein encodes MSATELPPALAEIRDDFLAITKQERLQLLLEFSRDLPALPEGLADHPELLERVEECQSPVFIITEVDEAGHVHLHATAPQEAPTTRGFASILAQGLDGLTVDAFFAVPDDFPFELGLTEAVSPLRLRGMVGMIGRAKRQVRAAIAAP; translated from the coding sequence ATGAGCGCCACCGAGCTGCCCCCGGCCCTGGCCGAGATCCGCGACGACTTCCTCGCGATCACGAAGCAGGAGCGACTCCAGCTGCTGCTGGAGTTCTCGCGCGACCTGCCCGCGCTGCCCGAGGGGCTCGCCGACCACCCCGAGCTGCTCGAGCGGGTCGAGGAGTGCCAGTCGCCCGTCTTCATCATCACCGAGGTGGATGAGGCGGGTCACGTGCACCTGCACGCGACGGCCCCGCAGGAGGCGCCGACGACGCGCGGCTTCGCCTCGATCCTCGCCCAGGGCCTCGACGGGCTCACGGTCGACGCCTTCTTCGCGGTGCCGGACGACTTCCCCTTCGAGCTCGGACTGACCGAGGCGGTCAGTCCGCTGCGTCTGCGCGGCATGGTCGGCATGATCGGCCGCGCGAAGCGCCAGGTGCGCGCCGCGATCGCCGCCCCGTGA
- a CDS encoding sulfurtransferase, with protein sequence MSVARDDSPAFAGYAHPERLVSTEWLAEHLSDEGLVVVESDEDVLLYETGHIPGAVKVDWHTELNDPVTRDYVDGAGFAALVGGKGISRDSTVVIYGDKTNWWAAYALWVFTLFGHEDVRLLDGGRAKWEAEGREYTTEPTVREAVEYPVVERDDNAVRAFKEDVLAHFGNPLIDVRSPEEYSGERTTAPAYPEESALRAGHIPTAQSVPWGKAVAENGTFKPVGELDAIYRDGAGLAEGDDVIAYCRIGERSSHTWFVLTHLLGFEGVRNYDGSWTEWGSAVRVPIVTGAEPGEAPVK encoded by the coding sequence ATGTCCGTCGCCCGAGACGACTCCCCCGCATTCGCCGGCTACGCGCACCCCGAGCGCCTGGTCAGCACCGAGTGGCTCGCCGAGCACCTCAGCGACGAGGGCCTGGTCGTGGTCGAGTCGGATGAAGACGTGCTGCTCTACGAGACAGGCCACATCCCCGGCGCGGTGAAGGTCGACTGGCACACCGAGCTCAACGACCCGGTGACCCGCGACTACGTCGACGGCGCCGGATTCGCCGCGCTCGTCGGCGGCAAGGGCATCTCGCGCGACAGCACGGTCGTGATCTACGGCGACAAGACCAACTGGTGGGCGGCCTACGCGCTCTGGGTCTTCACCCTCTTCGGCCACGAGGATGTGCGCCTGCTCGACGGCGGACGCGCCAAGTGGGAGGCCGAGGGTCGCGAGTACACGACCGAGCCGACGGTCCGCGAGGCCGTCGAGTACCCCGTCGTCGAGCGCGACGACAACGCCGTGCGCGCCTTCAAGGAGGACGTGCTCGCGCACTTCGGCAACCCGCTGATCGACGTGCGCTCCCCCGAGGAGTACAGCGGTGAGCGCACGACCGCCCCCGCCTACCCCGAGGAGAGCGCTCTGCGCGCGGGCCACATCCCCACAGCCCAGAGCGTGCCGTGGGGCAAGGCCGTCGCCGAGAACGGCACCTTCAAGCCGGTCGGCGAGCTGGATGCGATCTACCGCGACGGCGCCGGACTGGCCGAGGGCGACGACGTGATCGCCTACTGCCGCATCGGCGAGCGGTCGAGCCACACCTGGTTCGTGCTCACCCACCTGCTCGGCTTCGAGGGCGTGCGCAACTACGACGGCTCGTGGACCGAGTGGGGCAGCGCCGTGCGCGTGCCGATCGTCACCGGGGCGGAGCCCGGCGAGGCTCCCGTCAAGTAG